A part of Ictalurus furcatus strain D&B chromosome 8, Billie_1.0, whole genome shotgun sequence genomic DNA contains:
- the qdpra gene encoding quinoid dihydropteridine reductase a gives MAAVSANRVLIYGGRGALGSTCVHHFKSKGWWVASIDIAANEEADVNVLAKICDSFCEHAEQVTSDVARLLGDQKVDAIVCVAGGWAGGNCASKDVFKNSDLMWKQSVWTSTISTYLASQHLKPGGLLTLTGAKASLSGTPGMVGYGMAKAAVHQLCESLAGQNSGLPAGAVAVAILPVTLDTPMNRKFMPDADFSSWTPMEYIAEMFYSWATGSERPASGSLIQLVTSGGKTEATPVQ, from the exons ATGGCCGCTGTCTCCGCTAACCGAGTCCTCATTTACGGAGGAAGAGGAGCACTCGGCTCGACCTGCGTCCACCATTTTAAATCCAAAGGCTGG TGGGTGGCCAGTATCGACATTGCTGCTAATGAAGAAGCAGATGTGAATGTGCTCGCAAAGATCTGCGACAGTTTCTGCGAGCATGCGGAGCAG gtGACATCAGACGTGGCTCGGTTGCTGGGAGACCAGAAAGTGGACGCCATCGTGTGTGTGGCCGGAGGATGGGCCGGGGGAAACTGTGCCTCCAAAG ACGTGTTTAAGAACAGCGATTTGATGTGGAAACAGAGTGTCTGGACGTCCACCATCTCCACGTATCTGGCATCTCAGCACCTCAAGCCTGGAGGGTTGCTCACGCTGACCGGAGCCAAGGCTTCACTCAGCGGAACTCCAG gTATGGTGGGTTATGGCATGGCGAAGGCAGCAGTGCATCAGCTGTGCGAAAGTCTGGCTGGACAGAACAGCGGGCTTCCTGCAGGCGCTGTAGCCGTGGCCATCCTCCC GGTTACCTTGGATACTCCAATGAACAGGAAATTCATGCCTGATGCAGACTTCAGCAGCTGGACACCAATGGAATACATAGCAGA AATGTTCTACAGCTGGGCCACTGGGTCAGAGCGGCCAGCCTCAGGCAGTCTGATCCAGCTGGTGACGTCAGGAGGAAAGACAGAGGCCACGCCGGTTCAATAA